From Theileria annulata chromosome 1, complete sequence, *** SEQUENCING IN PROGRESS ***, one genomic window encodes:
- a CDS encoding uncharacterized protein (Tap821d03.p1c.cand.64 - score = 23.63;~1 probable transmembrane helix predicted for TA16220 by TMHMM2.0 at aa 7-29;~Signal peptide predicted for TA16220 by SignalP 2.0 HMM (Signal peptide probability 0.992, signal anchor probability 0.008) with cleavage site probability 0.977 between residues 26 and 27) — protein sequence MKFKARSRSLLVFVIFLGTFFSNVLSEPISNFTKPTTLPKYFAIDVDGTFFIKDETKFKRNIAALKLLKEKNVIAFFCTVQMYLLNNHFTFCSSIFSGTSFNAIKNKFGADFQREAAYNLLPGIYSNGSIIYDNYGILIHKSVFKSDFIEKFIKFVNDKNYRSHVVFFGVVDIYSLEASLEPKDELTLNLTPIVKSDSELKNLDITGIRIKKINIEVEGLTEGTDFVKFDEAKVNVIFPELSLKDLSLKKLIERWDGKISECAYIGNDMNDLSVMSLPDIMSFAVADAKDEIKNNAKWVLDLKHDECAFEKVVNLLYGDQN from the exons atgaaatttaaGGCTCGCTCCAGATCGTTGTTAGTGTTCGTCATCTTCCTTGGTACCTTCTTCAGCAATGTTCTCTCTGAACCTATATCTAATTTCACTAAACCAACTACACTCCCTAAATATTTTGCCATTGATGTTGATGGCACATTCTTTATAAAGGATgaaacaaaatttaaaagaaataTCGCAGCACTAAAGCTTTTAAAAGAAAAGAATGTTATCGCCTTTTTTTGTACAG TTCAAATGTATTTACTAAATAATCATTTTACATTCTGTTCATCTATCTTTTCAGGGACGAGCTTCAATGCCATCAAAAATAAGTTTGGTGCAGATTTTCAAAGGGAAGCCGCTTACAATTTACTCCCAGGCATATATTCCAATGGGTCCATAATTTACGACAATTATggaattttaatacataaATCGGTCTTCAAAAGCGATTTCATAGAAAAATTCATAAAGTTCGTAAATGACAAAAACTACAGAAGTCATGTGGTGTTTTTTGGTGTTGTGGATATATATTCTCTTGAAGCTTCATTGGAACCTAAAGATGAATTAACACTAAATCTAACACCAATTGTTAAATCCGATtcagaattaaaaaatttggaTATAACTGgtattagaattaaaaaaatcaatataGAAGTTGAAGGGTTAACTGAGGGTACagattttgtaaaatttgatGAGGCGAAAGTTAACGTTATATTCCCTGAACTATCGTTGAAAGATTTGTCccttaaaaaattaattgaacGCTGGGATGGTAAAATAAGTGAATGTGCATACATCGGTAACGACATGAATGATTTATCAGTCATGTCCTTGCCCGATATAATGTCGTTTGCTGTTGCCGATGCCAAAGATGAGATTAAGAATAATGCCAAGTGGGTGTTGGATCTAAAACATGACGAGTGTGCCTTTGAAAAGGTAGTAAATCTCCTGTACGGTGACCAAAATTAA
- a CDS encoding haloacid dehalogenase-like family hydrolase, putative (Tap821d03.p1c.cand.63 - score = 19.62;~SMART pfam:Hydrolase (PF00702) at aa 33-267, E()=1.20e-02;~Signal peptide predicted for TA16215 by SignalP 2.0 HMM (Signal peptide probability 0.985, signal anchor probability 0.000) with cleavage site probability 0.934 between residues 20 and 21) produces the protein MPKILLNLIILIIYWRNSLSAPISDFTKPTTLPKYFAIDVDGTFFIKDQTKFQNNVEAFKKLKEKNVTPFFCTGRDLVCTKRLIGDSFFNETGYQGFPGLYLNGALIYGSDGNLLFVSKFTKELIGKFVKYFSDKGLVNKVFYYTIEATFSLEEIYTEGMQAIRSCSITVPAVVTLEELNSKDIISMTVFKDDLSDCEHMKEVHSVVYTSHAITSITPSKNNKKAGLKKLLEHLGSNENECAFIGDDLNDIEPMEYCYLSFAVADAKDEVKTKAKWVLEEKHDECAFEKVVKLLYDD, from the exons ATGCCTAAAATACTTTTAAATCTTATAATCTTAATAATCTATTGGAGAAATTCTCTATCAGCACCTATCTCAGATTTCACTAAGCCAACTACACTTCCTAAATATTTTGCAATTGATGTCGATGGTACATTCTTCATAAAGGATCAAACAAAATTCCAAAATAACGTAGAAGCGtttaaaaaactaaaaGAAAAGAACGTTACACCTTTCTTCTGTACAG GACGTGATCTAGTATGTACTAAGAGACTAATTGGAGACTCTTTTTTTAACGAAACAGGATACCAAGGCTTTCCTGGCTTATACCTGAATGGGGCATTGATTTATGGTTCGGATGGAAATTTGCTGTTCGTGAGCAAGTTTACAAAAGAACTCATTGGgaaatttgttaaatacTTCAGTGATAAAGGCCTTGTGAATAAagttttttattataccaTTGAAGCCACCTTTTCATTAGAAGAAATATATACTGAAGGAATGCAAGCTATTAGATCTTGTTCTATAACAGTTCCAGCTGTTGTAACTCTCGAAGAATTAAATTCTAAGGATATAATATCAATGACAGTATTCAAAGATGATTTGAGTGATTGTGAGCATATGAAAGAAGTACATTCGGTTGTATACACAAGTCACGCTATAACAAGTATAACACCTTCcaaaaacaacaaaaaAGCAGGTCTTAAAAAACTGTTAGAACATCTTGGCTCTAACGAAAATGAGTGTGCATTCATAGGTGATGATTTGAATGATATTGAACCTATGGAGTACTGTTATCTTTCATTTGCAGTTGCTGATGCCAAAGATGAGGTTAAAACTAAAGCAAAATGGGTGTTAGAAGAAAAACATGATGAATGCGCCTTTGAAAAGGTAGTAAAACTACTGTATGATGATTAA
- a CDS encoding uncharacterized protein (SMART 1 transmembrane domain at aa 91-113;~1 probable transmembrane helix predicted for TA16210 by TMHMM2.0 at aa 91-113;~GPI-Anchor Signal predicted for TA16210 by DGPI v2.04, no cleavage site predicted), producing the protein MNLHPICRHIYTFHPTNTFDMKLCMLIFLTTILNSVPSSCKILLNSGLVTSQCYEDSQNMNNQIVDSNQPLRENSNLPQITNNIPHIDFKLCSYVFGTYLCQALFLNGLFFLLTNLSQKMQKELGIDTASILSGRMSGIVTVTVGSYVSYKLSEFLLDVILSLFKAHGVAIKLKGIINPCNTKLACIRVPLLVFYKCSKYLHNQIPLTMGSLDIYVKNKILKRDKEADEVDENVKILVKSKRETKKKLIREFAVISTYSLATFALLGGKLHSFTPSELSHPGAYSVPKLSLEADGYSYATKSQRNIIQILGKKYGCHTCGLISDSERYIADHQPPSGVIKRRLKGKYISFLLRNYIIPIQLVKPKQHFYPQCNKCSLKQSKAVANNKRVSITHYGRLRNYHLCPTAFFVSRFLSKP; encoded by the exons ATGAACCTTCATCCCATTTGTCGACATATCTACACATTTCATCCAACCAACACATTTGAC ATGAAATTATGCatgttaatatttcttACTACCATTCTTAATTCAGTACCATCTAgttgtaaaatattgttGAATTCCGGACTTGTTACCAGTCAGTGCTATGAAGATTCCCAAAATATGAACAATCAAATAGTGGATTCTAATCAACCCTTACGAGAAAATTCCAATTTGCCTCAAATAACCAATAACATCCCACACATCGACTTCAAATTATGTTCTTATGTATTCG GAACATATCTATGTCAAGCGTTGTTTCTCAACGGATTGTTCTTTCTACTAACCAATTTATCGCAGAAGATGCAGAAGGAGTTGGGGATTGACACAGCTTCTATTTTATCAGGAAGAATGTCAGGAATCGTGACTGTTACAGTCGGAAGTTATGTATCATATAAATTGTCGGAGTTTTTGTTGGATGTAATTCTATCGCTTTTCAAAGCACATGGTGTAGCAATTAAACTAAAGGGTATAATAAATCCCTGCAATACTAAACTCGCTTGTATAAGAGTACCGCTGCTTGTTTTTTATAAGTGCTcaaaatatttacacaACCAAATCCCACTAACCATGGGTTCATTGGACATATACgtaaagaataaaatacTGAAAAGAGATAAGGAAGCGGACGAAGTCGATGAAAATGTAAAGATTTTAGTGAAATCAAAGAGAGAAACCAAAAAGAAACTCATTAGAGAATTTGCAGTGATTTCTACATATAGTCTGGCAACTTTCGCACTTCTCGGAGGAAA GCTGCATTCATTCACGCCAAGTGAACTATCGCATCCAGGAGCATACTCTGTCCCGAAATTGTCATTAGAGGCGGATGGATATAGTTATGCAACGAAATCACAAAGAAATATAATTCAAATTCTAGGTAAAAAATACGGATGCCATACATGTGGTTTGATTTCGGATTCAGAAAGATATATAGCGGATCATCAGCCTCCATCAGGTGTAATAAAAAGGAGACTCAAAGGGAAATATATATCGTTCCTACTGAGAAACTACATTATCCCTATCCAGCTTGTTAAGCCAAAACAACATTTTTATCCTCAGTGTAACAAGTGTTCACTTAAACAATCAAAGGCTGTAGCGAATAACAA ACGAGTGAGCATTACACATTATGGAAGACTGAgaaattatcatttatgCCCTACTGCATTTTTCGTGTCAAGGTTCCTTTCAAAACCATga